A window of Gasterosteus aculeatus chromosome 9, fGasAcu3.hap1.1, whole genome shotgun sequence contains these coding sequences:
- the hyls1 gene encoding uncharacterized protein hyls1 isoform X2 produces MHKTHNAYRPPEYNDDQNSLCSSFWSDGDRREKEEEEETAQVVGEEEREPVSVSEDESKPFGDAEDSLQEPSEEKDSFSYSEDSLQEEEEEEESTPVGGAGDSLQEEESTPVGGAGDSLQEDSEQEDDSNPLSGSEDSYCEDPEEEIERFICEKESTPGPAGEEDSPQEEEDSRPREEKPAVNHQVIIGQEGSGGGHEEDDEDDDDSPAQSLMTSGYGTFQPEELDGGDDRDDRTIAGFDHDSRGDPSETRDDEEEEDDCSLGWFDLGPSEPRGPHGEVDTVGPGGDKGPRAKPETGQQVCAAEDKVGAKNSEGGSGDEEGKQQETKSGDTEDEAESSSNKDIKFIDSKVDVRHSEWDGNLRQKKTSGLEERLAGLQLSSSGQSSETDQVSFRALESYIGGLTRSRSDGDLRPKPKSFIRPAMSQQTIKKTDPVAKYFKYKQLWETFTLPGDGDRRSLRSELKERLAYQPPAPKPRRTYVPNSYVVPTEKKRSALRWELRNALASGLLPHTFRFQP; encoded by the exons ATGCACAAAACGCACAACGCGTACCGACCTCCAGAGTACAACGACGACCAGaactctctctgctcctccttttGGTCCGATGGAGACCgacgagagaaggaggaggaagaggagactgcGCAGGTGGTTGGCGAGGAAGAGCGCGAACCTGTCAGCGTGTCGGAGGACGAGTCCAAACCCTTTGGGGATGCAGAGGACTCGCTCCAGGAGCCTTCGGAGGAAAAGGACTCCTTCAGCTACTCAGAAGATTctctccaggaggaggaggaggaggaggagtccacACCTGTTGGCGGAGCAGGAGACTCTctccaggaggaggagtccaCACCTGTTGGCGGAGCAGGAGACTCTCTCCAGGAGGATTCAGAGCAGGAAGACGACTCCAACCCACTCAGCGGTTCAGAGGACTCCTACTGCGAGGATCCAGAGGAGGAGATTGAGCGATTTATCTGCGAGAAGGAGTCCACACCTGGACCTGCGGGTGAAGAAGACTctcctcaggaggaggaggactctcgTCCTCGTGAGGAAAAGCCTGCAGTGAACCACCAGGTCATCATCGGTCAGGAGGGATCGGGAGGCGGacatgaggaggatgatgaagatgatgatgatagtcCCGCTCAGAGTCTGATGACCTCCGGCTACGGCACCTTCCAACCGGAGGAGCTGGACGGAGGAGACGACCGGGACGACCGCACCATCGCGGGCTTCGACCACGACAGTCGCGGAGACCCGTCCGAGACGAGGGAcgacgaagaggaagaggatgactGCTCGCTGGGCTGGTTCGACCTCGGCCCCTCGGAGCCACGTGGTCCGCACGGAGAGGTGGACACGGTGGGACCAGGAGGAGACAAAGGGCCGCGTGCAAAGCCTGAGACGGGACAACAAGTCTGTGCCGCTGAAGACAAAGTGGGCGCGAAGAATTCTGAAGGCGGGAgcggtgatgaagagggaaagcAACAGGAAACTAAAAGCGGAGACACTGAGGACGAAGCGGAGTCCTCAAGCAACAAAGACATCAAGTTTATCGACTCCAAAGTGGACGTCAGACACTCCGAGTGGGACGGAAACCTCCGACAGAAGAAGA CGAGCGGTCTGGAGGAGCGGCTGGCTGGTCTCCAGCTGTCCTCCTCGGGTCAGAGCTCTGAGACGGACCAGGTCTCCTTCAGAGCCTTGGAGTCCTACATCGGGGGCCTG ACGCGAAGTCGAAGCGACGGTGACCTCCGACCCAAACCCAAATCCT TCATCCGACCAGCGATGAGTCAGCAAACCATAAAGAAGACGGACCCGGTGGCCAA GTATTTCAAGTACAAGCAGCTCTGGGAAACGTTCACGCTTCCAGGAGACGGGGACAGGCGGTCCCTCCGCTCGGAGCTGAAG gaacgACTTGCATACCAACCTCCTGCA CCCAAACCTCGGAGGACCTACGTGCCGAACTCCTACGTGGTGCCGACGGAGAAGAAGCGCTCCGCCCTCCGATGGGAGCTCAGGAACGCCCTCGCCAGCGGACTCCTCCCCCACACATTCAGATTCCAGCCGTAG
- the hyls1 gene encoding uncharacterized protein hyls1 isoform X1, translating into MHKTHNAYRPPEYNDDQNSLCSSFWSDGDRREKEEEEETAQVVGEEEREPVSVSEDESKPFGDAEDSLQEPSEEKDSFSYSEDSLQEEEEEEESTPVGGAGDSLQEEESTPVGGAGDSLQEDSEQEDDSNPLSGSEDSYCEDPEEEIERFICEKESTPGPAGEEDSPQEEEDSRPREEKPAVNHQVIIGQEGSGGGHEEDDEDDDDSPAQSLMTSGYGTFQPEELDGGDDRDDRTIAGFDHDSRGDPSETRDDEEEEDDCSLGWFDLGPSEPRGPHGEVDTVGPGGDKGPRAKPETGQQVCAAEDKVGAKNSEGGSGDEEGKQQETKSGDTEDEAESSSNKDIKFIDSKVDVRHSEWDGNLRQKKTASGLEERLAGLQLSSSGQSSETDQVSFRALESYIGGLTRSRSDGDLRPKPKSFIRPAMSQQTIKKTDPVAKYFKYKQLWETFTLPGDGDRRSLRSELKERLAYQPPAPKPRRTYVPNSYVVPTEKKRSALRWELRNALASGLLPHTFRFQP; encoded by the exons ATGCACAAAACGCACAACGCGTACCGACCTCCAGAGTACAACGACGACCAGaactctctctgctcctccttttGGTCCGATGGAGACCgacgagagaaggaggaggaagaggagactgcGCAGGTGGTTGGCGAGGAAGAGCGCGAACCTGTCAGCGTGTCGGAGGACGAGTCCAAACCCTTTGGGGATGCAGAGGACTCGCTCCAGGAGCCTTCGGAGGAAAAGGACTCCTTCAGCTACTCAGAAGATTctctccaggaggaggaggaggaggaggagtccacACCTGTTGGCGGAGCAGGAGACTCTctccaggaggaggagtccaCACCTGTTGGCGGAGCAGGAGACTCTCTCCAGGAGGATTCAGAGCAGGAAGACGACTCCAACCCACTCAGCGGTTCAGAGGACTCCTACTGCGAGGATCCAGAGGAGGAGATTGAGCGATTTATCTGCGAGAAGGAGTCCACACCTGGACCTGCGGGTGAAGAAGACTctcctcaggaggaggaggactctcgTCCTCGTGAGGAAAAGCCTGCAGTGAACCACCAGGTCATCATCGGTCAGGAGGGATCGGGAGGCGGacatgaggaggatgatgaagatgatgatgatagtcCCGCTCAGAGTCTGATGACCTCCGGCTACGGCACCTTCCAACCGGAGGAGCTGGACGGAGGAGACGACCGGGACGACCGCACCATCGCGGGCTTCGACCACGACAGTCGCGGAGACCCGTCCGAGACGAGGGAcgacgaagaggaagaggatgactGCTCGCTGGGCTGGTTCGACCTCGGCCCCTCGGAGCCACGTGGTCCGCACGGAGAGGTGGACACGGTGGGACCAGGAGGAGACAAAGGGCCGCGTGCAAAGCCTGAGACGGGACAACAAGTCTGTGCCGCTGAAGACAAAGTGGGCGCGAAGAATTCTGAAGGCGGGAgcggtgatgaagagggaaagcAACAGGAAACTAAAAGCGGAGACACTGAGGACGAAGCGGAGTCCTCAAGCAACAAAGACATCAAGTTTATCGACTCCAAAGTGGACGTCAGACACTCCGAGTGGGACGGAAACCTCCGACAGAAGAAGA CAGCGAGCGGTCTGGAGGAGCGGCTGGCTGGTCTCCAGCTGTCCTCCTCGGGTCAGAGCTCTGAGACGGACCAGGTCTCCTTCAGAGCCTTGGAGTCCTACATCGGGGGCCTG ACGCGAAGTCGAAGCGACGGTGACCTCCGACCCAAACCCAAATCCT TCATCCGACCAGCGATGAGTCAGCAAACCATAAAGAAGACGGACCCGGTGGCCAA GTATTTCAAGTACAAGCAGCTCTGGGAAACGTTCACGCTTCCAGGAGACGGGGACAGGCGGTCCCTCCGCTCGGAGCTGAAG gaacgACTTGCATACCAACCTCCTGCA CCCAAACCTCGGAGGACCTACGTGCCGAACTCCTACGTGGTGCCGACGGAGAAGAAGCGCTCCGCCCTCCGATGGGAGCTCAGGAACGCCCTCGCCAGCGGACTCCTCCCCCACACATTCAGATTCCAGCCGTAG
- the hyls1 gene encoding centriolar and ciliogenesis-associated protein HYLS1 isoform X4, with translation MIMDNLDFSEEEIQEQLSALGYKNIPRHRLCEFKQDLDDLVRRGEWKSFASSAGMNSATSQPSPPAYTKEKVGPCYFENSGHGFFLHAGKVVHDRQVISCDSYARHSVALNLEPPYGPTRGLPVEEEPPPPDPDESLHPALTDSYASTPDSHRGRYIKRKVLRKHEGRSLVCDESVYSEEASGLEERLAGLQLSSSGQSSETDQVSFRALESYIGGLTRSRSDGDLRPKPKSFIRPAMSQQTIKKTDPVAKYFKYKQLWETFTLPGDGDRRSLRSELKERLAYQPPAPKPRRTYVPNSYVVPTEKKRSALRWELRNALASGLLPHTFRFQP, from the exons ATGATCATGGACAACCTGGATTTCTCAGAAGAGGAAATTCAAGAACAACTTTCAGCCCTCGGATACAAAAACATACCGAGACACCGGCTGTGTGAATTTAAGCAAG ACCTGGACGACCTGGTTCGACGTGGAGAATGGAAAAGCTTTGCCTCGTCTGCTGGGATGAACTCCGCCACCTCTCAGCCGAGTCCTCCTGCCTACACCAAAGAGAAAG TTGGTCCGTGCTACTTTGAGAACTCTGGTCACGGCTTTTTCTTACACGCCGGAAAAGTGGTGCATGACCGACAG GTGATCAGCTGTGACTCGTACGCTCGGCACTCGGTGGCTCTGAACCTCGAGCCGCCTTACGGGCCGACCCGCGGGCtgccggtggaggaggagccgccgccgccggaccCGGACGAAAGCCTCCACCCGGCGCTAACTGACAGCTACGCCTCCACCCCCGACTCCCACAGGGGACGCTACATCAAGAGAAAAGTCCTCAG GAAACATGAAGGACGATCACTCGTCTGCGATGAATCCGTCTACAGCGAGGAAG CGAGCGGTCTGGAGGAGCGGCTGGCTGGTCTCCAGCTGTCCTCCTCGGGTCAGAGCTCTGAGACGGACCAGGTCTCCTTCAGAGCCTTGGAGTCCTACATCGGGGGCCTG ACGCGAAGTCGAAGCGACGGTGACCTCCGACCCAAACCCAAATCCT TCATCCGACCAGCGATGAGTCAGCAAACCATAAAGAAGACGGACCCGGTGGCCAA GTATTTCAAGTACAAGCAGCTCTGGGAAACGTTCACGCTTCCAGGAGACGGGGACAGGCGGTCCCTCCGCTCGGAGCTGAAG gaacgACTTGCATACCAACCTCCTGCA CCCAAACCTCGGAGGACCTACGTGCCGAACTCCTACGTGGTGCCGACGGAGAAGAAGCGCTCCGCCCTCCGATGGGAGCTCAGGAACGCCCTCGCCAGCGGACTCCTCCCCCACACATTCAGATTCCAGCCGTAG
- the hyls1 gene encoding centriolar and ciliogenesis-associated protein HYLS1 isoform X3, translating into MIMDNLDFSEEEIQEQLSALGYKNIPRHRLCEFKQDLDDLVRRGEWKSFASSAGMNSATSQPSPPAYTKEKVGPCYFENSGHGFFLHAGKVVHDRQVISCDSYARHSVALNLEPPYGPTRGLPVEEEPPPPDPDESLHPALTDSYASTPDSHRGRYIKRKVLRKHEGRSLVCDESVYSEEAASGLEERLAGLQLSSSGQSSETDQVSFRALESYIGGLTRSRSDGDLRPKPKSFIRPAMSQQTIKKTDPVAKYFKYKQLWETFTLPGDGDRRSLRSELKERLAYQPPAPKPRRTYVPNSYVVPTEKKRSALRWELRNALASGLLPHTFRFQP; encoded by the exons ATGATCATGGACAACCTGGATTTCTCAGAAGAGGAAATTCAAGAACAACTTTCAGCCCTCGGATACAAAAACATACCGAGACACCGGCTGTGTGAATTTAAGCAAG ACCTGGACGACCTGGTTCGACGTGGAGAATGGAAAAGCTTTGCCTCGTCTGCTGGGATGAACTCCGCCACCTCTCAGCCGAGTCCTCCTGCCTACACCAAAGAGAAAG TTGGTCCGTGCTACTTTGAGAACTCTGGTCACGGCTTTTTCTTACACGCCGGAAAAGTGGTGCATGACCGACAG GTGATCAGCTGTGACTCGTACGCTCGGCACTCGGTGGCTCTGAACCTCGAGCCGCCTTACGGGCCGACCCGCGGGCtgccggtggaggaggagccgccgccgccggaccCGGACGAAAGCCTCCACCCGGCGCTAACTGACAGCTACGCCTCCACCCCCGACTCCCACAGGGGACGCTACATCAAGAGAAAAGTCCTCAG GAAACATGAAGGACGATCACTCGTCTGCGATGAATCCGTCTACAGCGAGGAAG CAGCGAGCGGTCTGGAGGAGCGGCTGGCTGGTCTCCAGCTGTCCTCCTCGGGTCAGAGCTCTGAGACGGACCAGGTCTCCTTCAGAGCCTTGGAGTCCTACATCGGGGGCCTG ACGCGAAGTCGAAGCGACGGTGACCTCCGACCCAAACCCAAATCCT TCATCCGACCAGCGATGAGTCAGCAAACCATAAAGAAGACGGACCCGGTGGCCAA GTATTTCAAGTACAAGCAGCTCTGGGAAACGTTCACGCTTCCAGGAGACGGGGACAGGCGGTCCCTCCGCTCGGAGCTGAAG gaacgACTTGCATACCAACCTCCTGCA CCCAAACCTCGGAGGACCTACGTGCCGAACTCCTACGTGGTGCCGACGGAGAAGAAGCGCTCCGCCCTCCGATGGGAGCTCAGGAACGCCCTCGCCAGCGGACTCCTCCCCCACACATTCAGATTCCAGCCGTAG
- the mrpl4 gene encoding large ribosomal subunit protein uL4m: MLRCTLLVCGRGVVRLLASSFCSESSALPPNLLLPTNLVDPSRSKRPPPPADCPLPLLRSCDAVVPAHLSAVQTWVETLEARGSEPLGWAQLHPDVFAVAPRLDILHEVETWQKNFKRISHANTKIRSEVRGGGRKPWNQKGSGRARHGSIRSPIWKGGGVSNGPRGPTSYFYMLPMKLRVQGLKVALSSKLAQDDLHIVDSVNISSPDPQDLLHLIREKLWGESVLIVDVGEEFPENILQATASLKTVNIIPAIGLNVHSMLKHEAVVLTLESVRFLEEKLLWHDQRYTPLYPYKLPYSDLP; the protein is encoded by the exons ATGCTTCGCTGCACGCTGCTGGTCTGCGGCAGAGGCGTCGTTAGACTG CTGGCCTCGTCGTTCTGCAGTGAGAGCAGCGCGCTGCCCCCCAACTTACTGCTGCCGACCAACCTGGTGGATCCTTCCAGATCCA agcgccccccccctcccgcagaCTGCCCCCTCCCGCTGCTGAGGAGCTGCGACGCCGTCGTCCCCGCTCATCTGAGCGCCGTCCAGACGTGGGTGGAGACTCTGGAGGCGCGGGGCAGCGAGCCGCTGGGTTGGGCTCAGCTCCACCCGGACGTCTTTGCGGTGGCTCCGAG GTTAGATATTCTCCACGAGGTTGAAACCTGGCAGAAAAACTTTAAAAGAATC AGCCACGCCAACACAAAgatcaggtcagaggtcagaggaggaggaaggaagccGTGGAATCAGAAAGGAAGCGGAAGAGCTCGACATGGAAGCATCCGCTCACCGATATGGAAAGGAG gGGGCGTGTCCAATGGACCCAGAGGACCGACCAGCTACTTCTACATGTTGCCCATGAAACTCCGAGTTCAAGGACTCAAAGTGGCTCTGAGCTCCAAGCTGGCGCAG GACGACCTTCACATCGTGGACTCCGTGAACATCTCCAGCCCCGACCCCCAGGACCTGCTGCACCTcatcagagagaagctgtggggAGAGTCGGTGCTGATCGTCGACGT AGGGGAGGAGTTCCCCGAAAACATCCTTCAGGCCACGGCCAGTTTAAAGACGGTGAACATCATTCCAGCGATAG GACTGAACGTGCACAGCATGCTGAAGCACGAGGCCGTCGTCCTCACTCTGGAAAGCGTCCGGttcctggaggagaagctgctttgGCACGACCAGCGCTACACCCCCCTGTACCCGTACAAACTGCCCTACTCGGACCTACCGTAG